The genome window GCATCATAGCCTCTTGTCTGTCCACGTATGCGCTCAACGATTCTTTTCAGCTCGAGCTTTCCTTGGCCGTTGCTGTGCATTCTTGATATGTCCAGCAGAACGATACGGCCATCGCGAACTTGATTTACAACAAAGGGTACGTCTTCTTCCAGTGATGTCAGCTTTCTTGAGCGGATGAAAATCTGTTCCAATTCAGCCAGTTTCTTGCAGTCTCTCGCCGGATTCTCTTGTTGGACTGTATGAGCAGGGGAGAAAAGACCAAGATTAGAATTGGTTTTCTCGTCTGACTCTTTATCATCTTCATCTTTTTTCCGACCAAGCCCGAAAGGTAGCTTCATTCAACTACACCTCAGAATCGAGACTGATAATTCAATACACAAAGAAAAGGGCGTGTATTATTGCCCAAGCCTTTTTGCAGAATTCTTATACTCAGCTTTGTACTTGTGGTAGTTGACTACCATGGAAATTGAATCTTTGCAGAAAAAACTCAAGGTTCTCAGCAACCGATATGCAATCCTAATTTTGCAGGTGCTAAGCCCAAGAGAGGGCGCGGTGGTTCACAGCTTGGGCTGGGACGATTTGGCAGAGGGAATCCTACAACTGCAGGGATACCCGCAGCCTGACACAGCGCATGAAGAAAAAACCAAGGGTCAAGCCCAATACGAAAAGAAGAAGGCAAAAATAACGTCAGGAGGCACATTGTACGAAACAATGGGGAAACTTGTCGAAGAGGGTTTCGTGCTTGAGGAGGGAGAGAGGCGTAAGAAGAATCGCGCCTTTCGCATTACTAGAGAAGGTCGACTGGCTCTTTCCGCGTTACAGGCTATGGAAGGATCACTTGGCGCAACTACTAGATTACAAGAAACAGCTGAGAAGCTACTCAAGCACAAGAACTTCCTTGGGTTTCTCCCAGGTCAACGGGAATTTCTCCAGCAGGTGGAAGAATTACCAGGAAATATGATTATCCAGATGGGGCCTGGGGCTGGAAAGACCTTCCTCGCAATCATCCTAGTACTTTCTCGAATTCAGGAAGGAGCGAAGTGTATATACCTTGCACCCTATACGTCTCTGCTTCGGCAGATTATTGATGAATATAGTGTGCTTTTCAAACAGATGGGAATTAACGTCGTGAGGTTAGATGGAACAACCAGACCATCTAGTCAACAGTTGAACGAGGCTGATCTTGTTATTGCTATTTACGAGTCGTTCCTCTCAGCAATCATGGCAAATCAGCTATGGACAAAGGATATCGATCTGGCGGTAATTGATGAGCTTACAGAGCTGGATGGAGGTCAGCGAATACTTCGAGCGCGGTATCTCGGAAACGACCGCAGTACCAGACTGGATTGTCTCATAGCGATTCTCAGAACCCAAGCCAATCTAGTTACACTTTCTGCAAGATTCGGGGGTACACAGAAAGCAGCAGAATGGCTAAAGGCTGCAGTTTTTCACCCCGATAGAGTTGTCAGGCCAGAGGAGTTCATTGCCAGCAGAGAGGGAGAGGTTCTCAGCATAGAAAGCAGCGACAGTTCACAGCAGTGGAACGTAAAGTGTGAGGATAGTATAGATGGAATACTGGAATACGCAGAAGAATACAAGGAGAAATCAATTCTAATCGTAGTTGGTTCTAGGGGAAGAGCGGAACGAATCGCTAGCAGACTGGCTGACAGATATCCCCGGGAGATTCAATCTAAAACAGTCGATATGATAGTTGGGAAAGATGATAACATGCCAATTGCTCAACGGCTCAAGGAAGTACTTGTGAGGGGTGTTGCATTCCATCACGCGGGTCTTGCATCAGATATCAGATGGAGACTGGAACGGAGCATAAAGGAGAGAAAGGTTCGAACAGTGGTATCAACAACGGGTATCACTGCGGGCATGAGTTTCCCCATCGATGTGATTATCATTGTGTTTGATAAATCTACGTTCTATATCGCATCTAGACCCCAATACTTGCAGATTGCAGGCAGAATAGGCGAATACCACCTTGTTGAGGACGGCGGGGTCGTATATCTCGTTCATGAAGAGCCAACAAAGGAGCTGGAGAATCAGGAAAGCCTACGGTGGAAACTGCTGCTAACGCCTTTAGAGCAAATCGAACCTTCAGAAATGTATCCATCGCTCATGCTTGGCCTCATTGCCATGTCTGCGATGAATCTCTTGGAATTCACAAAGCAGGACATCCGACATGAGTTCCTCGCATTGGTAAAACGGACTCTCAAATATTTTTTGAATGAAGACTATCTTGATACGATGGAGCAAAGATTCGATGTGTTGTACGAATGGTTACTAGATCAGCGCATCCTCTCAAAGAGTGAAAACCGAGTTACAGTAGCAGGAGAGCCCAAAAAAGCAATCGAGGCAGGAATGTATCTCATTGATTATGCAATTCTTAGAGAAGATATCATCAATCTTTCTGGGAATACACCATTAGAGGAATTAACTGATATACTTCTCCGATTCAATCTCCTTCAATCATTGCGGCCATCGACTCGTTTTCCAGCAGAAATCGAACTCAAGACGATGGAACTGGAGGAGCCAGATGACTGGTATAAAGAATTAGTTGAAGAACGTAATGAAGTCAAGAAGAAAGCAATCCTGGATTGGGCAAACGAGTTAGATATGCCGACGATTATCGAGAATTCTGACAAAATCACACAGGAAATCAAGATTGGGGGTAGACCGGCTTCCGGAAGTGGCATCGCTGAAGGAGATCTGATTACACTCGTAGGCGTTTGTAGTAATCTTGTAAGTGGAGTCAGTCGATTTTTCCGTGCCATCAAGAGAGAGGAAGCTGCACAACAAATGGAGATGTGTTCAGTACGCCTCAGATATGGTGTCAAACAGGATTTGGCACAATCAGACTTTTTCGAACTGGAGATACCGAGCGGGAAGGAAACACGGGCGCTTACAAGAGAAGAAGCTAGAATACTATACGACAATGGATACAAATCAATACGAGACCTGGTTTTCAAGGACATCGACCGAAAGAAGAAAGGATATGCCAGGGATCGCTTTGCACAAAACTGCGGACTTGATGAGGAGGAGGGAATGAAAATCTACAAGGCTGCGCTCAAGCATGTGCGAAGCCAAAACGAATAATGAAACCTATCTGTTTTTGCCAAACTGCCAGAGCTCGTCGTTTACATGATGGCGGGATAGTACAACTTTGCCGCTGTCTGTATTGCGCATGTCTTCTGCATCCATAGTTGCTACACCAACAGCAAGCGGCTTACCATGACGCTCATCTACTATGGCAACTACCTGCCCATCCTTTACAACGTCATCAATCTCAACAACACCTGGCGCCATAATGTCCGCGCCATTAGCAACGAATTTCACTGCACCCATGTCAACGGTGATTTCGGGTAAATCAACAATGCCGCTCAAAAGAGCGCGTAACGTCGGATAGAGTGTACCTTCTTCCTCCCAGAATACAATCTCACCATCTAGGAGGAGCACACGCGAATCATCATCCAGTATTCCTTCTTCAAATCGCTCATCACCGAGATTCCCAACCTGTGAACCAAGAATATCCCTGATCCGCTCCAATTCATCTCTGTGTTCAGTCTTCTTGAGTAAATGACGTCGTTTGATGCGCTCGAATTTAGGCATGGTATGATTCCACGGACAACTGGGCTTTTGAAGCCTACGAATCCTACCTCGTAATCTCACGCGATTAATGCTGTGGTAGCATCCGCACCTTTTTAAGAAGAAAATAAGGCCTGCCGGAAAAGGTCGGGTTTAATAGGCCTATGGAAGTTTTTCCGCTCGGTGATGTATGATGAATGCTGGTAAACCTATGAGAATATTGGATGAATCTATTGGTGCCCAAGTACTTGTGGAACTAAGAGGGCAACAAAAGATTCGTGGAAAGTTGCTGAGCTATGACCAGCATCTAAATCTCCATCTTGAAGATGCAGACGAAATCACCACCAATTTGGAAGATGGAAATGATACTGTCAAAGACATAGGTAACGTGATTCTTCGCGGCGATAACGTAGTTATTGTCAGCCCCACACCCCAGAGAGCAAGAGATTAGGGTTTAAGTCAACGTTTTTAAACCAAGACCGAGGAGCTCATCTCAGTAATTCGGAGTAGCATGTTCCGATAAATCATTCAAATCAGAAGTGGTTACTATGGGTAAAGGAACTCCATCCAAAGGCAAGAAAGGTAAGACAACTCACATTCGCTGTAGACGATGTGGTAGACGATCATACAATGTCAAAAAGAAGCGGTGTGCTGCCTGTGGGTTTGGTGCCTCCAGCAAGATGAGAGACCCATCATGGTCCAACCATAAGAAGGTCAACGGAACCCGCGTCCACTAGGTTTCGACGTTTCTCCTTTCTTATGTGTCGATTCGATTCTTGTAGTGGAAATTTCATTTTCAGATTCAATATTCTATCATTGCAGTTTGAACAAAATTACCACTAAACCGCAACAGAATCATTCCTGAGAATGGGAGTGGTGGACCGGACGAGATTCGAACTCGCGACCGCCTCCAGCGTGGTCATCAAGCCAAAGCTTGACAATTGCCAAGGAGGAATTCTACCAGGCTGAACTACCGGCCCACGGTTGCATCTCTGTGTATCTCACAGACATTCTACTCTTGTCGAATAACAGACCGTTAAAAGAATTTTGGAGCACCCGTTAATGCGAAGGATACAAATCTGCGTTTTATCTTTACAGACCAGTAATGGGTCCCGAAGTGATGCGAACCCCCATCCAGAGGATTCTCCTGCCAACCCTACCCGATGACGGGTTGATTCTTGATATTGGGGGCGGCGGAGAGGCAATTGTTTCGAGGATATGGCGTGAAAGAGTGTTTGCGGTGGACATCCAGCTGAACAAGATCCGAGAAGCGCATATCTACCCGGTTGGACACACCAATTGGTTCCTCTGTGACGGCGGCAGACTATGTTTTGGAAACGGGGTATTCAGCGCGGTTTCACTCTGGTTTTCACTGGCATACATGCGAACGTGGGAGAAGAAGAGAGAGGTGATTCGCGAAGCCTTCAGAATACTCTCACCTAATGGTGTTCTCTCGTTACTAGCTGCGACGATAGGAGGGAAATATGAGAAGCACATACTGCGGGTCCGCTTTCAACTGCCTGATGGCACCATCTCTGAGACGGGTTATGGACTGATGGGACAGCAGACTCAGAGCCTGGAAGAAACAGAGGAGGTACTCCGGGAAATAGGATTCTCAGTCAATCAGTCTGAGGTGTATGATTACTGGTTCAGAATCGAAGCAGTCAAGCGTAATTAACCTCAATCCTTTCCAAAAGCTTAAAGTGGTCAGCCAGATGCTGAACGTTTAACCGCAAAAGCAGGTAGACAACAATGAGCATAGCAATTTGGTGGCGACGTGGCAGTAAGCCTGGTTTGATAATGATATTTCTCGGGATTGCAGGCTTCGTCCAGATCCCGGTGATGTGGCATGCTCAAAGTTACGTCCAGGTCCTCAGTGCGGAGCTTCAGCTTATAGTGGCACTTGGGGCGATGGCTGTGCTTGGAGGATCGTATATCATCATGGCTGAGGCCATGTACCGCTGGGCAAAGCTGGCCTCAAAGAGAAGAATCAGGAAACGTCAGCGGGCACAGGCCGGCCCTATCCGCCGCCTCTCGATGTTTATTCGTTCCAAAGAAGATTTGCCAGCATTTGTAGGTGTCGGGCTACTCACATGCATCTTCCTCATGTTCTACTTTGTACCGTTTGGTATAGCAGACGCGTACAGTCTACCGGCCTGGCTGGCAACACTTTCATTTCTCGATCCTCTGTACCAATATCCGATTGGCTTGAACGCAGCGGCGATTCTTACAGCGCTCACCGCTTCATATCTCAATCACAAGCTCAAGTGAAACTGAACAGGGCTACATGTTGTAAGCAGGTCAGAAAAGCTAATCTTTAAGTAGATTCTAGTGTTAACTATATTGAATTGATATTATGAATAGTGAACTTGATGTTGGAGACAATGCGCCAGATTTCACACTCTTGAGAGATTGGACTGGCGAGCCGGAGGAAACAATCACACTGAATGAGAAGTTGAAAAAGGGCCCCGTCGTTCTCGCTTTCTTCCCTGCAGCTTTCTCGGAGCCATGTACCGAAGAGCTATGCACGTTCAGGGACTCCTTGGCCGAGTATAATGAACTGGGGGCGCAAGTTCTCGGCATCTCAGTTGACGGTGTATTTGCGAATGCTGCATTCAAAGACAAAAATGACATCCAGTTCCCGATCCTTTCCGACTGGGACAAGGAAGTCATCGAAGACTACGGTGTTGTGCTTGAAGATCTCGTTGGCATGAAAAGAGTAGCCAATAGGGCAGTCTTCGTTGTCAAAGAGGACAGGGAAATCGTCTACTCGTGGGTAGGTGAGAAACCGTCCAATATGCCACCCTTTGACGAGGTCAAGAAAGCAGTGGAAGAAATCACCTAGACCGTTCGATGACACCAACTTCGTATCTGAAAGTTCAGATGTGCATGGCACACCTCTAACATATATCATTCATTTTGGTGGACTAGTGTTCGCCCTTGAATCGGTCAATAGATATCTACTGAAAGACATAATCCATTCCTAGAATGCATTACAGGTGCGGGAAAATCCATTCCATCAATCCTTTGAAGAAAGCGGTAATATTGACAACCCTTAGGAAATGCTCAACGTCTTGCGGTATGATAGGAGGTTACCTTTTCAACAGAGTCATTCTCAATAGCGGGATATGTGTACAAGTACCCCAAGAGTAAGAAAGGTGAAACCTATTCGAGTGTGCCCATCACGACAGCGTGACCGATGCATTCTGTTGGTATATATGAACATAGTTCCCGTTGTGAGATTTGTGCGCCGAAAGCGCTCAAGGAGGGGAGATACAGGGAAGATGACCCGAAACAGTAACCTAGAGCGCTATTAGTACGACAAGAAGGTCCTACATTATTCAATTGAAAGGTTTTGGAAAGCTTCTTTTTCATCTCGTTCGCTCTCGTGTTCTTGGTGTTTGACTTCTCTTTTATACTTCAGTAACAACACAGTAAATACAAATATCACAAGCGAAGAGCCAAGTAAAACCTCCCGAGAGTAGAATTCCACATACTGCATAACAGAAATCATTGGGTTATTCGGATCATATCCGTGAGAAGTCTCCCACCTGTCGGACATACCGTCTCCATCGCTGTCATGTTTCAATGGATTCGTGCCTAAAGTGAATTCCTGCAGATTGCTTAATCCATCACTATCAGGATCTTCATTTGCGTCATAAAAGGTTGCATTCAGTCCGTAAAGTATCTCCCAATTATCAGGCATCCCGTCTCCGTCGCTGTCGGCCACTAGAGGATTTGTCTCATGGAGCACTATCTCTTCATAATCACTAAGACCATCCGAATCAGTATCATTCGAGTATCTGTTCGTTCCAAGTTCAACTTCCTCAAAATCTCGAAGGAAATCATTATCTGAATCACTCATATCTCCAAGCTGAACCACAAACCCCTCATCAAAACCGCTGGTGAAACCATCGTTTGATGAAGTGACAGGAAAGTCAGGAGACTGTGTCAAGCCAGCTAGATAGAGGTTCCCGTCATCATCCAGATCCATTGCATTCACCAATTCGACGTTGCTTCCTCCAATCACAGTCGCGTATGAAATGGTATTAGTCCGCGAATCCAGCTTCATAGCATATACATCATTAAGGCCTGAATGAGCGGCACCAAGCGAGTTAACCAGAGGGAAATCCCCAGAGCGCGTCGATCCCGCAACATATATCGAGTATTTATCATCCATAATCACCGTGTTGCCTTCCTCTTTGCCACTCCCTCCCAGATACGTTGAATAATTTGGATTTCCAGAATTGGTATTCATTTCAAGGATGTATGAGTCGGAAGGGCCAGAGAGCTCTCGGTCAATTGCATTTGGGGTGGTAGGGAAATCGAAGGATTCGGTTGCTCCTGTTAAGACAGGGGAGTGATTGACAGTTGTGGTTAATGCTCTGCCATAATCGTTCGAGCTGCCACCAATCAAGTGACATGTGGAGATGGTTCCAGTCGGGGACATGCGCATTAGAACTATATCTGATTCTCCCAGAGGACCAGTTTTGTTGGCTGTAACAGGGAAATCAGCCGAATAGGTGTATCCTGTTATCCATAAATTGCCACTACCATCCTTCATACCTGAAAGGAAATTATCTGTACCTGATCCCCCAACTCGTTCAGAAAATATGATAGTATCATCCATCCAATCCAATCCGAACACAATAGCATCAATCGACGTACCATGGGAGGCATACCTGGATCCTGCTTCGGGAAAGTCTATTGACTCCGAGAACCCTACGATGAAGAGTGTTCCATCCGGGGCCAGTTCAATTGATTGGGCGAAATCGCTCAGGCTTCCGCCTATTCTTGTGGAGTAGATTAGGTTGCCATCCGCACCAATAACTGAGACAAAACAATCAGACTTGCTTCCCGGATAAAGGCTATTGGATGCATTCTTCACAGGGAAATCAGAAGAGAACGTGGAACCTGTCAGAAAGCATCGACCAGTAGTGTCCACCAGTATATCCGTAACAATATCAGTATCAGAGCCTCCAAAGAATTGCGTGTCTATAGCCATGAGAGATTGATTCATTCTCGCCAGAAAGCTGTCAGGTGCGGTAGTATTCTCGTAGTCCATCGTAGAAAAATCAGGAGAGTTTGTCCATCCCCCTACGTGAAGGCCACCGCGGTCATCAAGTTGGAGAGCAGTACACTCGTCTCTGTAGGAGCCACCAACGAATCTCGATGCATTTAGGGGAGAAGGAATAGTTCGCTGTTTGCTGAATGATTCATCACTATTCATGCTACTGGGGGATACTGGTGCTAGAGCGTCCTGAGAGGAATAATACAGGATTCCTTCGTAGAAGGGAAGAAAGAGGTATGTGACGACGAGAAGAAGAGTAATTGCAGTGAATGTTCCGTTTGGTACCTCTGAAAAGTGCATGTCATACATTTTCGCCTTTCACCCCTATATAGAAAACAAGACTATCTTCCTTCTGTACAGATATGTCAGTGATTCTTTTCTTATAGGGTAACCCCAGTGTCCCTCAATATCACACAATGTTCCCCTATGTCAGGATATGATGATTCGGCATCATTGAAAGCTTGACCGACGGTATCCCCATCTGCAAGCGCATCCCAAAATACTTCGGTAAAGTCAGTACCATCAATAGAACCAACGGAATCATCGAAACCAATCACTGCATTATGGTAGTAGGTTCGACCGTCTAATGTGGTCCTTTTGGAATTCCAAAGGAACTGATATGCCACGCACTCTTCTTCATGGCCAGGATATACCAATCCCGAATAGCAGTGGAGCAAATACACCAGATACCTAGGCGGCGCATTGGTGATTTCATCTGCGTACACATAAGCATAGTATCCATTCTCCCCCTCTATTTTAACGCGGTTACCTGTTCCATCGACACTTCCGTGACCACAAGAGAAGAACACGTAACTTGAGGAAGCAGAAAGCCATTCGTTCTCGGAGAGTATATTCAGCGTTCTTGCACTTTCTAGTTTATTTCCCATGATTTGGTAAACATAATGCATGATATCATAGTGCTGATCTCCAGGATCTTTATTTGTGACATCCGTATTGGTACTCTGTCCTTCATAGGCAACGAAGAATGCTCCATTTCTTAGTAGGGAACCATCAACCGCTGAAATCCAGAACTCACCAAAATCGTTGACAATTATCCAAGCCAAAGTAGCCGGCTTAGAACAATTCTCGGAGGAAACCCATTGAAGACTCATCGATTGTACAGTGTCAAGACCAGCGGACACATATCCAAGCTTATTCAGACTCTCGATAGCCCTACGTTGAGAAATCTCAACGACGGGTTGTGCAAATTCATCGGTCCATCGCTTTGAGAAAGAGAAAACTCTTCCTGTATTGGGATGAACTTTGATACGAATATAGTTGTCATGCACATTGTAACCCTGAATAGATCTGCCAAATTCAACAAGCCAGCTGTCGTAACGTTGCTCTACAGACCGAACGCTGGTCGCAGGATGATCATCAAATATATTGTGTAACCAGTCATAGGAATAAGTAATGGCATCAGCCCTTGAAATATCCCGGTTTAGCATATCTTGGTGGGATACAATTGGAGAAGTATCCAGATAGTAAACGAGCCTTAACGTAGATGCATCTACTCTAACTTTCCGTACGTAATCACCTTTATCCCATATATACGACCAAACAAGCTCACCTGTTCGCACGTCAGGTTTAAGCTTGACCGAGCGAAGATTCCAGAGAGAGTTGATTTCTCCAATGTCATAGGCAATTTCCGCTGCATATAGGCCCTCTGATTCAACGGTAATGCCATTAGAAAAGAGACTTTGCAAGGTTTCCCCGTCAATTTGACCCCCATATGTAGTAGTTCTTACATCAGGAGTCGCTGCAAGGACTAATCCTCCCAAAATAAGAAAGCACAGAAATATTGAGATATTCTGTTTGGTTTTCAGGTACATCCCCTCAAATTTTTGTTATATTGTATTCTTAATAGTTTTACGAAATTTCAGTTGAATCCAGCTAGATTGACTTGAAGAACATACCACCCCTAAGAACTCCATCTTGAACAGATTCCCAAGTGAGTCCACCACAAGGAGACCTACATCAGCACACAGTGCAGTGAGTATGTCAAGATGTCCAATCATTTTGTCTTCATTCAGCTATACATTGCGGTTATGTTTGATACTATTACATCAGGTTCGAGACGGAATCCCTTTTGCCCTCACCCGTATGATCATTAATGAGAACGTCCATTGGGTAGTCGTCGATTCAAGTCTATTCTTCTATATTCATGCCGCTAATTTTATATCATAAGACCGGGCCTCTTCTCGTACACCGAAAGGTGTGTCTGTATCTGTGTAGTAACACAGGTCAGCAAAAACATAGCAGAGCCGAGGTAGATCAGCATGGGAGATCGCGCGGCTGAAGACTCACGTACAGTCATTGTGCGTGTAGCCGGCACCGCGTTGTCGCTCGTTCAAATCGGGCCCTCGGCACCATCTTCCTTATTTTGAACGAAATGTACCCACAAGAGGTGAAAGGCCATCCAGACGTTTCTGCCCTACGAGGATTTCGAGAAGACAGCAAAAGCGCTTGATAGGAAACGCCTCGGGAAGCAGCGGGTGGAAGCGATGCAGATTGTCAATGCCCTCACGACTGGAGGAAGTGGTTGGTACAACCATCCTGCAGTACAGATGTGGAAGGGGTACGTTGAAGCCCTGAAGCTGTACTTCAATGCGATTTCAGAGGAGTGGGTCAGGAGGGGGTACGAGCACAACATCGGCTTCTATGACGTTGAAGAGTCCGAAGTCGAGTACCCGCCGTGGTTGGGGGATGAGGAGTTCCACAAATCCCACAGAAGCAACCTGCTACGGAAGGAACCCGAGTATTACCGACAATTTGGATGGGATGTGCCGGACGACCTACCGTACGTGTGGCCCGGGCGGGAATGTGAAGGTGAGGAGTAGGTTCTCTCAGAAGCAACAACTCTTTTTGCAGGGATATTTGGGAGCGTCATCAACTACGAAGTGTGACTGTCACAATCGACTAGCAATCGTTCAATCAGTCATTTTTCGGCAAGTCGATGCGCCGTAGGACAGCCAAGAGCAAGAGGGATGTAACAAGCGCAATTGCCCCTGCAACCGAGTATACGACCCGAAGGCTCAGCGTGAGTTCCCAGACGACTGCTCCAAAGAACTGGGCGGCCATGCCGGTTATGCCCATCAGCAAATCATAGGTCCCCAAAGCCCTTCCTTTGGTTTCTTCTGATACGACCAGGACAAGGATACTCCGTTCTGCACCGATCCAGAGCACAAAGGGTATTGCCCAGACAAAATTGATGACATACAGCATCAGCGCTCCGCTTCCCACGCTGAACCAGAACAGGATGAACGCATTTCCCACCACCCCCGCCACAAGGGCCCCTTTCAGATTCCGGTCTGCAGCAAGGCTTGCTGGATACATGATTATGGCACTGGTAAGAGAGAACAGACTCCAGGTCAACCCATAGGTGACAGTATCAACGGCCCAGGGGCCAATCGAGAGATTACCAAGAAAGGGGATTGATGTATTCCATGCAAAGAGAAATCCGACCATGGCCACAGTGAGAAGCCAGAACTCGCGTCCAAGGTCTCGCACAGCAATCTTGGGCCCTTCCCGGGCCTTCTCGATGATCTCAGAGCTCAATGACTCCCTGATGAGAAAGAAGGTGGAAATGCATGCAACGACGGAGGCGAGTGCAGCGAGGAAATGGAGATCGCCAGACCCATAGCCCGAACTGAGGAGGAACGAGCCAATGATTGGTCCAAGAGCATCCACAAACCAGAGCGGCATCATAACCATCATGAGCCGCCGTGCAGGATTGAGACCCTCGTCAGCTGCAATCTCATCAGCCGGAATAGCTCGCGACATAAGCCGGGACGTACTGATGCCGAACCAGACCAGACCATACTGCATGGCAATCAGAGGCCAAAGCGGAAAATAGGACAGTGTAAAAAGGCCGATGATAACAGGTACAAAGCCAAGTATGATTGTGTATCGTCTACCGACAAAGTCAGCGATGTAGCCAGAAACGACGCTCGCAATCAGCCCAGCAAACGTCGCTATGGAAAACACGAATCCGATCTGCCACGGCTGGAGGAACCCCTCCAGGAAGATGCCAAACTCCCACTTCCACAGGGCTATTGAGAGCTGAGATATACCCATCACAGCAGCCAGGCGCCACAAGTTTGGGCTCAGACCAAGACGTCCCGGGCGTGAATCAGCAGCAAGTGCGGCTTGATTGCTGTCAGCAGTCCCTTCGTCCTCGGTCATAGAGAGACTCTGATGTGTTGTTACTTATGTTAGTGTCGATATTGTAGTAAGTCTTAACAGCAGTGCAATTCCACCCAAAGACGAGTAAACCCAAACCTAACCCTATACAGGTGAGGATGGTTCGCCCCATGAAAGAGCAATCAGATGAAGCTGTTACGGTCCGTGTCAAATTCCTTTCTGAAGACGCCAAGCTTCCACAGGCAGCGAAACCTGGAGATGTGGCGTTTGATCTCCATTCTGTCATTGAGACAACACTGGAACCTGGCGAACGACAAGCCATCCCAACGGGGTTGATTATGGAGATTCCACCTGGATACGAGGGACAGGTGCGCCCACGCAGCGGACTGGCCTTGAGAAAAGGATTGAGTGTGGTGAACAGCCCAGGAACGATTGACAGCGGGTATCGAGGCGAGGTTAAGGTAATCGTCATCAATCACGGCAAGGACCCTTTCACCATCACAA of Candidatus Thorarchaeota archaeon contains these proteins:
- a CDS encoding cell division protein SepF, coding for MKLPFGLGRKKDEDDKESDEKTNSNLGLFSPAHTVQQENPARDCKKLAELEQIFIRSRKLTSLEEDVPFVVNQVRDGRIVLLDISRMHSNGQGKLELKRIVERIRGQTRGYDADIALVNDDCVIVTPSFVKF
- a CDS encoding DEAD/DEAH box helicase, with product MEIESLQKKLKVLSNRYAILILQVLSPREGAVVHSLGWDDLAEGILQLQGYPQPDTAHEEKTKGQAQYEKKKAKITSGGTLYETMGKLVEEGFVLEEGERRKKNRAFRITREGRLALSALQAMEGSLGATTRLQETAEKLLKHKNFLGFLPGQREFLQQVEELPGNMIIQMGPGAGKTFLAIILVLSRIQEGAKCIYLAPYTSLLRQIIDEYSVLFKQMGINVVRLDGTTRPSSQQLNEADLVIAIYESFLSAIMANQLWTKDIDLAVIDELTELDGGQRILRARYLGNDRSTRLDCLIAILRTQANLVTLSARFGGTQKAAEWLKAAVFHPDRVVRPEEFIASREGEVLSIESSDSSQQWNVKCEDSIDGILEYAEEYKEKSILIVVGSRGRAERIASRLADRYPREIQSKTVDMIVGKDDNMPIAQRLKEVLVRGVAFHHAGLASDIRWRLERSIKERKVRTVVSTTGITAGMSFPIDVIIIVFDKSTFYIASRPQYLQIAGRIGEYHLVEDGGVVYLVHEEPTKELENQESLRWKLLLTPLEQIEPSEMYPSLMLGLIAMSAMNLLEFTKQDIRHEFLALVKRTLKYFLNEDYLDTMEQRFDVLYEWLLDQRILSKSENRVTVAGEPKKAIEAGMYLIDYAILREDIINLSGNTPLEELTDILLRFNLLQSLRPSTRFPAEIELKTMELEEPDDWYKELVEERNEVKKKAILDWANELDMPTIIENSDKITQEIKIGGRPASGSGIAEGDLITLVGVCSNLVSGVSRFFRAIKREEAAQQMEMCSVRLRYGVKQDLAQSDFFELEIPSGKETRALTREEARILYDNGYKSIRDLVFKDIDRKKKGYARDRFAQNCGLDEEEGMKIYKAALKHVRSQNE
- a CDS encoding RNA-binding protein, coding for MPKFERIKRRHLLKKTEHRDELERIRDILGSQVGNLGDERFEEGILDDDSRVLLLDGEIVFWEEEGTLYPTLRALLSGIVDLPEITVDMGAVKFVANGADIMAPGVVEIDDVVKDGQVVAIVDERHGKPLAVGVATMDAEDMRNTDSGKVVLSRHHVNDELWQFGKNR
- a CDS encoding RNA-binding protein, whose amino-acid sequence is MNAGKPMRILDESIGAQVLVELRGQQKIRGKLLSYDQHLNLHLEDADEITTNLEDGNDTVKDIGNVILRGDNVVIVSPTPQRARD
- a CDS encoding 50S ribosomal protein L37e, encoding MGKGTPSKGKKGKTTHIRCRRCGRRSYNVKKKRCAACGFGASSKMRDPSWSNHKKVNGTRVH
- a CDS encoding class I SAM-dependent methyltransferase, which codes for MGPEVMRTPIQRILLPTLPDDGLILDIGGGGEAIVSRIWRERVFAVDIQLNKIREAHIYPVGHTNWFLCDGGRLCFGNGVFSAVSLWFSLAYMRTWEKKREVIREAFRILSPNGVLSLLAATIGGKYEKHILRVRFQLPDGTISETGYGLMGQQTQSLEETEEVLREIGFSVNQSEVYDYWFRIEAVKRN
- a CDS encoding redoxin domain-containing protein, with product MNSELDVGDNAPDFTLLRDWTGEPEETITLNEKLKKGPVVLAFFPAAFSEPCTEELCTFRDSLAEYNELGAQVLGISVDGVFANAAFKDKNDIQFPILSDWDKEVIEDYGVVLEDLVGMKRVANRAVFVVKEDREIVYSWVGEKPSNMPPFDEVKKAVEEIT
- a CDS encoding MSMEG_6728 family protein, with product MQTFLPYEDFEKTAKALDRKRLGKQRVEAMQIVNALTTGGSGWYNHPAVQMWKGYVEALKLYFNAISEEWVRRGYEHNIGFYDVEESEVEYPPWLGDEEFHKSHRSNLLRKEPEYYRQFGWDVPDDLPYVWPGRECEGEE
- the dut gene encoding dUTP diphosphatase encodes the protein MKEQSDEAVTVRVKFLSEDAKLPQAAKPGDVAFDLHSVIETTLEPGERQAIPTGLIMEIPPGYEGQVRPRSGLALRKGLSVVNSPGTIDSGYRGEVKVIVINHGKDPFTITKGMRICQLAIRSVPRVRFEAAEEISDSERGAGGFGSTGV